One Ranitomeya variabilis isolate aRanVar5 chromosome 4, aRanVar5.hap1, whole genome shotgun sequence genomic window, TTCTGCTGCAGAACGGATGGGACACTGAAGGACTGTAATCCAGCTAGGTTGGCAGAGAAGGCGATTCAAAGTTGGCTATGGATTTCACAGCAAGTACACCAGCCCCCCTAGGTCTGGAAGATCTATTTAGTAACGTATGTAGTCTATTATGGCGTCTGGTGACAGATCTACTTTAATCATCACATTATTAAATCTATAAAAAGTCAAAACCAGTGCAAGTATCAAAAGAAAGGCATAATTTATTGTGCTCACTTGCGTAGCGCCATCATATCCCACAGCCCTTTACAGAAATCATCACAGTCCAcatcagggctcacaatctacatcccCTGTCAgtctttggagagtgggaggaaactggaggaaaaaaaaacaggcaaacaagaggacacacaaactccttgcagatgtcgtccttggtgggatctgaacccaggaccccagcgctaaccactgagccaccgtacagagctaaccactgatccaccgtacagtgctaaccactgagctaccgtacagagttaaccactgagccaccgtgcagcgttaaccactgagccaccgtatagagctaaccactgagccaccatacagagctaaccactgagccaccatacagagctaaccactgagccactgtgctacccTTAGATATCATACAGTACTTGCTGTCACTGCTTCCTCTGCTGGCTGCAGAGAATTGGGAAAGCATGCACAAGAATAGCACAAACTGTACAGAATTGTTATTTTATCAGTTATTAATATaatagtgtgtgtctgtgtgcgtcaTTATAGAACATGGGGCAGGTTTGGGGACGCTCTGTCATCTACCAATATAACTGACTTCCAACTGTGCAGGTCACCATTGTGACATGTCGGCGCTCCCACATTACTATCTTTCAGGATTCTACAATGAAGTCCCTGCAGCTAAAGTTTCATCTTGCCCCAATTCACATGTGACCACAAATCTCACCCAAGGcgatgttcacacgttgtgtttttgctgcgtttttttctgcaggcaaaacctgctctcttggcagtaaagaagctgcttacaaaaaacagCTTTTGCTGaggttttttgctgtgtttttattgtcttttgtgcatgttgataaagtttagtggctcAAAAAAACCATGATGCAACTTCTGTAGGTTTTTGAACCAAAAAGGCAGCAAAACCGGATAACTattgttttttgctgcattttttgcaccTACCGTCtctttgctttctatgggtgaaaaaacactgcaaaaacaatgaaagaagtgacatgctgcgtctTTCAAAAACGCAGAAGTTTTCCTATATAAAAGTTAAAGGGAAAAAAatgtgtgcataagatttctgaaatctcatagcttttactCTAAAATGCAGCTTAAAAATTACATTAAAGAACAGCAataacacaatgtgtgaacatcgCTAAATACAACAAAAATGCATCACTAATTCTGTTCGATCAAGTAGCATTTGATGCTCTTGAGAATAACAAATCTGTGAGTTCATGACGACTCTACTACGAAAGGACATCAGGCAGAAACTACAGGAAGCGTGCAGAAGACGAAGGTTATGGGAGAAAAATCAGATAAGGGGTAATAAAGTGATGAAATGAAGTCATACAGGGCAGCCGCCAGAACGCCACActgcattttattattttataccGCAAGAAGAGTCATGGGACACAGGGGACGGTTTATAACCAGTTTGTACGAGTCCTTTGCTCTGGTGTTAAATGCACACAAAGTAAATCCTGAAGTccggactacatcattataaatgtgtAATGACTTTTCGTGTTCTAATtctatatttcttttcttgagccccgcctacttgggctcccccctctatttcctcctctttctatctcccccctgggtgagctgttcaccttccaccagttcggtgtgataggtctgtaccatgatttaccagttacttatataatgatactatttgcgtgcatgtctcgccctgggggacatgggcgaactgattttaggtatgctttcttttattcacggtaatgaaagtcctcgcctgttgcgggggcaaggagttattgcttatatgttaaagttaccgtggtcattctagagggtttactgcctctaatttttttttttcttttattttctttctctcttttatgtaagatttatgcaaggtttatgcaaggtttgtgaacgagtgttttttgtgttactcttctcgaattgtatattataaggaaaagtactttgatcattgttgtagttttcaactactgtttttcctgtaaaatgctcttctctttaataaaaattatatttacctAAAAAATAAATGTGTAATGAAAGAGAAGGACACAAATCCTAGATATTACACACTGCACGCGCACGGAGCGGGACCCACGTCTCACTTATATTGCTATAGGTGTTTCTTCATACAAATATTACCCCAAAGAGAGAGAAACAAAGTCGAAGGCTCTCGTCACATGAGTCTCTTAGgcgtctttcacacttccgtcggtacggggccgtcgctaagcgtcggacgTTGTGTAAAttcagcacaacgtgggcagcggatgcagtttttcaacgcatccactgcccattctagaGTCCCGgagaggaggaggcggagttccggctgcgcatgcgcggtaggaaattgcGGACCCAACGTACAAAAaaaagttcccttgaacgttttttcatgaggGTCCGCCaagacacgacgcatccagtgcacgacggacgcgacgtatggccatacatcgcgatctgtcggcaatacaagtctatgggaaaaaaacgcatcctgcgggtacatttgcaggattcgtttttttccccaaaacgacgcattgcgacagattccaaacgacgcaagtgtgaaagtagccttacacattcGCACTCCAGTGCTTAGTTATAGAACAAAAAAACCACATTAATACCAACattgacttttggtgcattttttatttCTGTATTTCTTTTCACCTAGAtacatacttaccgtatatactcgagtataagccgagattttcagcccaaatttttgggctgaaagtgcccctctcggcttatactcgagtcacggttggaggcagggtcggcgggtgagggggagaggggcgctgaggcatacttacctgcttccggggctcctggcgctgtccctgcagtcccacggtctccgggtgccgcagctcttcccctgttcagcggtcacgtgggaccgctcattagagaaatgaatatggactccactcccataggggcggagccgcctattcatttctctaatcagcggtaacggtgaccgctgacagaggaagaggctgcggcaccgaagaccagctgtccggggtaaggagcgggacgccgggagcaggtaagtattacatattcacctgttcgcgttccacacgccgggtgccgttctgtcttcctggcgtctctccgcactgactgtgcaggtcagagggcgcgatgacgcatatagtgtgcgcgccgccctctgcctgatcagtcagtgcagagagacggcgggacgggacgctgaggagctacaagcaagagaggtgagtatgtgttttattatttttattgcagcagcacagctttctatggcacatctatggggcaataatgaacggtgcagagcactatatggcacagctatggggcaataatgaacggtgcagagcactatatggcacagctatggggcaataacggtgcagagcactatatggcacagctatggggcaataatgaacggtgcagagcactatatggcacagctatggggcaataatgaacggtgcagagcactatatggcacagctatggggcaataacggtgcagagcactatatggcacagctatggggcaattatgaacggtgcagagcactatatggcacagctatggggcaataatgaacggtgcagagcactatatggcacagctatggggtaataatgaacggtgcagagcactatatggcacagctatggggcaataaggaacggtgcagagcactatatggcacagctatggggcaataatgaacggtgcagagcactatatggcacagctatggggaaataaggaacggtgcagagcactatatggcacagctatggggcaataaggaacggtgcagagcactatatggcacagctatggggcaataatgaacggtgcagagcactatatggcacagctatggggcaataatgaacggtgcagagcactatatggcacagctttctatggtacagctatggggcaataatgaatggtgcagagcactatatggcacagctatggggccataatgaacggtatggagcatctatttttatttttgaaattcaccggtagctgctgcattttccaccctaggcttatactcgagtcaataagttttcccagttttttgtggcaaaattaggggggtcggcttatactcgggtcggcttatactcgagtatatacggtacattaaaacttgtataaaaaaaatataactacACCAATGTCTAGCTATACAGGTTTATAATGTGCACATAACCCTGGTTTTATAGCACATTCTCATGTCAAGACCTTCTATATATTATGTTTTACAACTGCTTTACTTCACCTTTAATCTTCCTCTCATTGAAAAGATAAAAAACCTACTTGCACCAAATACACATCCTCCTGCAGAAAGCTACTATGGATCCCATCTTTTCTGGAGGGTGCTGATAACTGGACTTATGGAAGGCAGAGACTGGTCTAACCACATAAAGGGGGACTTATCTCATAGTCTCAAAACACAGGCAGATTTTGGAAGAAACTAAAAAGACAATCCAATCATTCTTTGCTccaaaaatacaaacaaaagagCATTCACACCAAATGTAAAAAGATTGCACATCCTTGTAAAATAccaggtttttatcatgtaaaaaAACGAAATAAATACCAAGAAGGATAATCTAAAAAAGTCAACTGAAAAATAAATTGATATCCTttcgagtgaaaaaaaaaaagaaacaaagtaatgtggttgcataaatctgCACACCCTTACACCAAAAAAATTGTTGAATAGCAAAATAGATTTATCAGGTACACAGTAGCAAACATTCACAAATACTCTACTGTAACCCATAAATAGATGTGGGTATTGTTGTCACAGCAACAATTACATAGTATTAATTGCACCTatgtgaacttgttacctgtataaaaaaagacacttgtccacacaatcaatcacactacaacctctccaccatggccaagaccaaagagctgtctaaggacaccagggacaaaattgtagacctggacaaggctgagatgggctacaggacactaggcaagcagcttggtgagaagacaacaactGTTGGAACAAGTACCGTATTGGAAAATGGAACAAACACAAGATGacggtcaatcttcctcggtctggggctccatacaagatctcgcctcatggggtaaggatgactctgagaaaggtcagaaaacAGCCCAGAACTACGCGGGAGGACCCGGTcatgtcacagggttaccgcaacattgtggagccagaagaccacggcatatgattgctcctactccgatgCGGAGAACTTCTCCTCCATTTTAAATGTgtatatttcttctggcagaacaggggttaatcggccatgttggaaatccctgtgctcggttagccactccttttctctTTATAATCTGGGAtctgttactaatccttgtcagagctagcatttgctgcatggctctcAGTGGGAGAGGACTACATATGagaagagttgaaggagttattagtgactgttggttGGTTTGTAcgcatggtaattccttatccttctctgtttttgtttattcccctacctccacggcCCGCTGCATtcctgtatgcctggagttttctgctaACCCTTGTCTTTGTtgctgtttgtcaggttggtgtactgcggtgcacagtagtgccccctcttccatgggtgggggaagagaacagtctGAAGGCTAATTTAGGAGAAAAGGCAAGAGCCCAGacatcgccatctgaagtatccccggGAGGAGGGCGAGGTAGGGCGCCCCTTAGTGttcgggacagggaaggagcctctggtcctGGGTTACCCAACAGTTGTGTCGTGaccggtcaatgacctgaagacagctgggaccacagtctcaaacattatcgttAGTAACACCGCACTGcatcgtcatggattaaaatcctgcagggcacgcaaggtcctcctgctcactcCAACACATGTCCAgccctgtttgaagttcaccaatgaccctctggatgatccacaggaggcatgagagaaggtcatgtggtcagatgagtccactggtatcaactccattcgccatgtttggaggaggaAGGATGAGTACTACCCCGAGAACacggtcccaaccatgaagcatggtaggggaaaaaaaatcatactttgggggcgtttttctgcaaaggggaaagGATGACTGCCCGTATTGAAGGGAGAATGgttggggtcatgtattgtgagattttggtaaACTACTTCCTTCCaccagtaaaagcattgaagatgggtcgtggctgggtcttcgagCAGAacgatgacccaaaacacacagcagggtaactaaggctagtttcacactagcgttaactgcattacgtcgcaaatccgttttttggccgaaaaaacggatgcgtcaaaaaagtgaaaaacggtgacaaacgtatgccacgcatccagcatttcgacggatccgtcgcaaatccgctaaacgtttccgtcgaaaatactggatgcgttgcatacgttgtatccgttttaccatccgttgtatccgtttttccgacggatccgtttttaaaaggggaggctcccaaaatttgattggctactggaaaatttgaaaaactatatagtactgtatttacagcccatctttgtgggttttagttttgtggcagcgatggaaggtgttcttgggaggattgctagtttggttaccgacgttatctttgagacaaatcgcctggatatcatagtgcgggagaaggaggcggcagcggaaaggcgtaggatgcttctgcagcaacggagacgaagacgaatgtggattcatccgattaatcaactacggatgacccggggtgtccagtccactctgtacctggagttgcggcacaatccacacaaattccacaactacgtgcggatgaggattgaacattttgattttttgcttgcaaaactggaggatgtcatccgaagacaggatacaaggatgaggcttgccatcacaccggcggagcggctgatggtgaccctgcggtaagcctcttttttttatttcattgctgatattgaatgttatattacatgctgcagaaaatactgcgctggcatattgcgcactattttctgcagcatgtagttttggttttcttggcggacattcaactgctttatttaaatgtcattgctgatattgaatgttaacagactgcagaaaatactgtgctgaaatattgcgttgcattttctgcagttttttttttttttggtttttttgggtttgatgacatgcaactgcttttttcctgtcattggtcattttgaatgttatattacatgctgcagacaatactgcgctgacatattgcgcactattttctgcagcatgtagtttgtgttttcttggcggacattcaactgctttatttaaatgtcattgctcatattgaatgttagataacagactgcagaaaatactgcgctgaaatattgcgttgcattttctgcagtttttttttttttgggttttttgggtttgatgacatgcaactgcttttttcctgtcattggtcattttgaatgttatattacatgctgcagacaatactgcgctgacatattgcgcactattttctgcagcatgtaatttgggttttcttggcggacattccactgtttttttacaccggattcatgctggttttattgggtctcctgtcattttaaaaaaaattaacagtgccatattataaaaaattgcacagacaaaaaatttttaacattttttttttttttttttttataaagtttcctagctacgggtgaatctatgacttcgctccattatcagttcaggctgggcatttcaactatctctggaatagtgaaggacacatgtcgggctgtttggaccactttgcaaccagagtatatcccccaaccatccacggaaatctggttgcgaagtgctgaagagtttcagcaaatttgcaatttccctaattgtgtgggtgcagttgacgggaaacacataaggattgcgaaaccggcaggaacaggatcggagtattataattataagaagtatttctccatcgtccttatggctattgcagacgccaactgcaggttccttgccgtggacattggagcgtatggacggtccaatgattcgcaagtgtttaaaaactctccgatgggtcgttgcctttatggagagagctacgatttcccgccagccagaccactgccaggaacaaatgacccagccctggaatatgtctttgtaggtgatgaagcctttcaactgtcgctgcacctactgaaaccgtacagtagccggaacttaaaccataccaagcgggtctttaattaccggcttactagagcacgaagagtagtggagtgttcctttggcatattgacggcgaagtggcgagttctgctgacggctatcaagctgaaaacaacaactatagacgaggtagttaaagcctgtgtggtgctccacaactttgtcctgtcaaaggagcccgtttctttggatgatgaagagttggagaccaccttgtgggactaccgcagcagctcggttcgctctacaagttcagttacaaggatgagggaccagtttgccgattattttgtctcacctgtcgggcggatcccgtggcaagacatgattgtgtaacctgtttcccatgtgtaacctgtttcccatgtgttttggttatgtaaaaaaagtgtttctgccccccccccccaaaaaaaggcccaaaagcgtggttttcttgctagtaaaaccattatgttataccctttacatgtctggtgtttgtttttattaaacctttttttattatattaccttaataaatccacacacacacaaagagtagaattgtaatcagaaatttattttaactctttttttttttttttttttttttgttttgccaaaaaaatatatatatattttccaacatttttatagaaaaattagaacattttttagaatcttatttacacactttacaaattttcaaagtgttgggtggagatatgagaggaggatgtgccggaaggttggaccacgtcgataggtggggaaaccctacttgtttggggtgcagtggaagtgggggttaaaccaagaggctgaccagaggggggtggtgttggggtaggtggaagagaaaagttcagtaaggaaaacattggggaagtaatttggtctaggggccgggattgttgtggggactgggtcgggtattgtgactgggtagggtagtgggagtggcgtggggtttggtaatggtgctggtgtggggattggagctgggtttggtaatgctgctggtgtgggtattggggctgggtttggtaatggggggtatggtgtggaattggagtggaggtgtggtgaggtgtgtgggtcgattcattaatggcctgcagtgcagcattatggcaggtattcattacccgcatctgttgctcaaaagaaagcttctccatgctcatgagcatggattggaaaaaaaggttggccggatcgggacttacagctgaatgcagcctatccaagcgactgctggtttcctggcttgtttcactgatgcgtgattgcaccatgttgaaaccagcagtcacttgctctcccaaaattttgaaagagccttggaaggatgcattcaggtgtaagaactcaggagcatagctcctttcctgacccctctggcgctgccgccacgaacctaatggtggtgtcgaggtggcaggatcagaggggtggggtaaagggaacgctaactgttcagcatcagatgcgagcaatgaagcctgcaataatgctccactgcttggggcggatgaagtggaggggacagaggggtcagaggagaggacagaggggtcagaggaggggacagaggtgtggggcctaccgacgtggccctcagtggcggactcaggagggatcgcttcagagggcgcagaggaagatgcaggcgcccggtggctggagaaggtgctgtgaaagaaaaaacaaaagaaattaatacattggaatgaaaaagccctgactgaaagcaaactaagtagacaggttaacatggttataattgggctgtagaatacttacactctgctcagcattgttcgcctcaggaaggagagggcctggccatatttatatctgctcctcttccttcctgcagagccactcggggccttcatctcatcattgaattccctcttaaagcgatccctcagtgaccgccaccgcttcctaacctttccaactgtgaagacaagaatcaaaagaaaaaacaaaaaattggtaaatgcaatacattacagtcagctcaaaacatcactggaaagtgaatacttacctagtttgctctgctgctgaggatgaaggctctcccgccttggaaacagggtgcgacacacttcgtcccagagccgacgggtgacaccggtatctgcatgcctgcggtcagccatgttccacagcggctcccgctcacgaacctcctcgatgagacagtctacatcaatgtcatcatcatcatcatcctcctcttctgcgggagcacgctgtgaagcctgtgtcaaaaaaaaaaaaaaggaaaacaaacaaattagtacactgaaatactaaagtaccaatagaatccccctcccccaaaaaaaaaaaaactcactgatggccgaccgtggcgacgagtccgccgactctgggactgtctgggagagccttcagcggcagcagcaggagcagcagcagcagcctgaaatgaaggaaacaaattctcagttaaggtaggcaggtgtttagtaatctgttttgtgtatggtgcagtgtgatgtgcgaagcaactgtttcaccactacttacacttggttcctcctccacttgcatctctccacccgtctcgcccccttctgacagctcctcatctgattcagcttcctgttgaaacataatgtatgcatgtagttatccataaaaatttaatttaaagaaatttaaaaaaaaaaaaaaattttgtgttaacttaccgatacacgctgttgctgtggaggagggctgtcagaagaggacatcgttttgtggtcctggtgggcagcggctgtgtcctggtgggcagtggctgtgtcctggtgggcagtggctgtgtcctggtgggcagcggctgtgtcctggtgggcagcggctgtgtcctggtggttctgtaagttaaagacacacttgcaatctgctcgacacattgaagtagcagattggggtcttcaaaacttacttctagctctttagctgtggtcctggtgggcagcggctgtgtcctggtgggcagtggctgtgtcctggtgggcagcggctgtgtcctggtgggcagcggctgtgtcctggtggttctgtaagttaaagacacacttgcaatctgctcgacacattgaagtagcagattggggtcttcaaaacttacttctagctctttagctgtggtcctggtgggcagcggctgtgtcctggtgggcagtggctgtgtcctggtgggcagcggctgtgtcctggtgggcagcggctgtgtcctggtggttctgtaagttaaagacacacttgcaatctgctcgacacattgaagtagcagattggggtcttcaaaacttacttctagctctttagctgtggtcctggtgggcagcggctgtgtcctggtgggcagtggctgtgtcctggtgggcagcggctgtgtcctggtgggcagcggctgtgtcctggtggttctgtaagttaaagacacacttgcaatctgctcgacacattgaagtagcagattggggtcttcaaaacttacttctagctctttagctgtggtcctggtgggcagcggctgtgtcctggtgggcagtggctgtgtcctggtgggcagcggctgtgtcctggtgggcagcggctgtgtcctggtgggcagtggctgtgtcctggtgggcagcggctgtgtcctggtttatctgttatatgtataatggatctatagttagaccaccccctgaactaggtaatgttcaatgataaacaccctactaaaatgatgtcagaaatgttcatacaggtgaacaccaaaacccccccaaaaagttgcacgttataccattcatttccatgtcccaaaaaacaaaattttttaatgttaacaccatgaaaaaatatatttgacacattttatttaaaataaataacctctccccccccaaaaaaaaaaaaaaaatactttacaggttaacctttattaaaaaaaatgagccctcaaccaaccctgtattgcatgtgtaaccattggtacatacaccagttttaaatttacctttatgaaataatactacggacatttttttaataaacattttattataattttttttttgcacttttttttttaaaaatcacaaggagctgacatgctctttattttaaatacaagtacttcaactgcaaatggttataactgtaataaaaaaaaattcaacacttttattaaatagaaaaaccccacactcacacattcaaaccacaagctgcacaccgctagacttttttaaaaaacacatcagatttaaaaaaaaaaaaaaaaaaattaaaccacatgctgcacagaccactatacagtcaatacatcagaaaaaggcaaataaccaattatacagcatggacaaatgcacatgccatcaacaagacgtacccaaaaaacatgcatggtatgtgtccacattcaggatcgcatcagaatttgggcaggatttcccatcagtatttgtaagccaaaaccaggagtgtaaaaattaggtaaagtataatacgaaaacaggcacacttttgcttttatcacccac contains:
- the LOC143764152 gene encoding uncharacterized protein LOC143764152, giving the protein MCRADCKCVFNLQNHQDTAAAHQDTAAAHQDTATAHQDTATAHQDTAAAHQDHKTMSSSDSPPPQQQRVSEAESDEELSEGGETGGEMQVEEEPSAAAAAPAAAAEGSPRQSQSRRTRRHGRPSASQRAPAEEEDDDDDDIDVDCLIEEVREREPLWNMADRRHADTGVTRRLWDEVCRTLFPRRESLHPQQQSKLVGKVRKRWRSLRDRFKREFNDEMKAPSGSAGRKRSRYKYGQALSFLRRTMLSRVTFSSHRAPASSSAPSEAIPPESATEGHVGRPHTSVPSSDPSVLSSDPSVPSTSSAPSSGALLQASLLASDAEQLAFPLPHPSDPATSTPPLGSWRQRQRGQERSYAPEFLHLNASFQGSFKILGEQVTAGFNMVQSRISETSQETSSRLDRLHSAVSPDPANLFFQSMLMSMEKLSFEQQMRVMNTCHNAALQAINESTHTPHHTSTPIPHHTPHYQTQPQYPHQQHYQTQLQSPHQHHYQTPRHSHYPTQSQYPTQSPQQSRPLDQITSPMFSLLNFSLPPTPTPPPSGQPLGLTPTSTAPQTSRVSPPIDVVQPSGTSSSHISTQHFENL